A window of Methanomassiliicoccales archaeon contains these coding sequences:
- a CDS encoding iron-sulfur cluster assembly accessory protein, giving the protein MVTVTDEASKYIVDLIAKNDKPGYGIRIYLAGMGCSGAQFGMSFQKDAKEGDIIEKLDGFSVFYDDETKEALDACTVDFVETPYGSGLVVNNPNASGSCGSCGGGCH; this is encoded by the coding sequence CTAGCAAGTACATCGTGGATCTGATCGCCAAGAACGATAAGCCAGGATATGGCATAAGGATATATCTGGCTGGAATGGGTTGCTCCGGCGCTCAGTTCGGCATGTCCTTTCAGAAGGATGCAAAGGAAGGCGATATAATAGAGAAGCTGGACGGTTTCTCCGTATTCTACGACGATGAGACCAAGGAAGCTCTGGACGCCTGCACCGTTGATTTCGTTGAGACCCCCTACGGCTCGGGCCTGGTGGTCAATAACCCCAACGCTAGCGGAAGCTGCGGGTCCTGCGGTGGCGGTTGCCACTAA
- a CDS encoding helicase-related protein translates to MYFEHPLIKKQSVQLREYQEELASRASGSSTLLVLPTGLGKTVVAAMVIAEVLHRKGGKVLFLAPTRPLVEQHRRTLEAMIEGKRIGMMTGEVDPMERELIFLENDIIASTPQVVANDLKHGRMDLKDVRLIIFDEAHRAVGNYAYVAVAKEYMEHDGLVLGMTASPGSDKEKIKEVCQNLNIKEIEVRTERDKDVAKYVQSIRMDWVEVELPPEMRRIAAIIQSLYEAYLKELVALNVVDKDRVLNKRYLLEMASLWQARLRGGEKTRSLYKAISVQAKAVKVEHAMDLVETQGMSSLRAYLKRIQDEASSEVGSKASREIVASAQFQDIIEMTEAVRAEHPKLSRVMGVIARQLSDSPSSKILVFTHYRDTCELMTNKLSRVEGAKVAKLVGQSDRKGEKGQRQKEQVGVLERFRQGEFNVLVATSVGEEGLDIASTDLVVFYEPVPSEIRSIQRRGRTGRSRAGKVIIFITKGTRDEAYYYSSMNKEKAMRRRLETMKSELSQERPKEERQRTLGDF, encoded by the coding sequence GTGTATTTTGAGCACCCCCTGATCAAGAAGCAGAGCGTGCAGCTCCGGGAATACCAGGAGGAGCTGGCTAGCCGCGCTTCGGGATCGTCAACTTTATTGGTCCTGCCCACCGGCCTGGGCAAGACCGTTGTGGCCGCCATGGTCATCGCCGAGGTGCTTCACAGGAAAGGAGGAAAGGTGCTCTTCCTGGCCCCGACCCGCCCATTGGTGGAACAGCACCGGCGGACGCTGGAGGCTATGATCGAGGGGAAGCGCATCGGGATGATGACCGGTGAGGTGGACCCGATGGAACGGGAGCTCATCTTCCTGGAGAACGACATCATAGCCTCCACCCCCCAGGTGGTGGCCAACGATCTCAAGCATGGTCGTATGGACCTCAAGGACGTCCGGTTGATAATCTTTGACGAGGCGCATCGGGCCGTGGGCAACTATGCCTATGTGGCAGTGGCCAAGGAGTACATGGAGCACGACGGGCTGGTGCTGGGCATGACCGCCTCCCCTGGCAGCGACAAGGAGAAGATCAAGGAGGTCTGCCAGAACCTGAACATAAAGGAGATAGAGGTCCGTACGGAAAGGGACAAGGACGTGGCCAAGTACGTGCAGTCCATACGCATGGATTGGGTGGAGGTGGAGCTGCCCCCGGAGATGCGCAGGATCGCCGCCATCATCCAATCGTTGTATGAGGCCTACCTCAAGGAGCTGGTGGCCTTGAACGTCGTCGATAAGGACCGGGTGCTCAACAAGCGTTACCTTCTGGAGATGGCCTCATTATGGCAGGCGCGGCTGCGCGGCGGGGAAAAGACCCGCTCCTTGTACAAGGCCATCAGCGTACAGGCCAAGGCCGTGAAGGTGGAGCACGCCATGGACCTGGTGGAGACGCAGGGCATGTCATCTTTGAGAGCGTACCTGAAAAGAATACAGGACGAGGCGTCCTCGGAAGTAGGGTCCAAGGCCTCACGGGAGATCGTGGCCTCGGCACAGTTCCAGGACATCATCGAGATGACAGAGGCGGTGAGGGCGGAGCACCCCAAGCTCTCCAGGGTCATGGGGGTCATCGCCAGGCAGTTGTCCGATAGCCCCTCCTCCAAGATATTGGTGTTCACCCATTACCGTGACACCTGCGAACTGATGACCAATAAACTGTCCCGGGTGGAGGGGGCCAAGGTGGCAAAGCTGGTCGGGCAGTCCGATCGGAAGGGAGAGAAGGGACAGCGCCAGAAGGAACAGGTAGGCGTGCTGGAGCGTTTCCGGCAGGGGGAGTTCAATGTGCTGGTGGCCACCTCCGTTGGGGAGGAAGGGCTGGACATCGCCAGTACCGATCTGGTGGTCTTCTACGAGCCGGTCCCCTCGGAGATACGCAGCATCCAAAGACGGGGGCGCACCGGTCGTTCCCGGGCGGGAAAGGTGATCATCTTCATCACCAAGGGCACCAGGGACGAGGCGTACTATTATTCAAGCATGAACAAGGAGAAGGCCATGCGCCGTCGGCTGGAGACCATGAAATCCGAGCTGTCCCAGGAGCGGCCCAAAGAGGAGAGGCAGCGTACCTTGGGAGACTTCTGA
- a CDS encoding ATP-dependent DNA ligase, with translation MLFRELADTYERLEATSSRLEMTDILAESFRHFDPAEIGMATYLTQGQLYPDFHPLKLGMADKMLLKAITFATGARESEVQDLMLREGDPGLVAQEIITRKRQTTLFSEPLTLRRTYETLESIAKAEGGGSQDLKIKLMSKLLSDASPSEAKFLSRVITGRMRLGVSSMTVLDALAVAFATKEDRDAVERAFNVSSDLGLVAEEMALHGLEGITRIKVEVNRPLRAMLAERMSSPEDILEKLGGTCAFEYKYDGVRVQAHISKGDVRLYSRKLDDLTSQFPDVVAGLKRAFAAESAIVEGECVPVDVNTGEFLPFQEVSHRRGRKYGVEEAVEDYPVRLCLFDCILKDGEDLLSRPFPERRKVLESCVTEDDSVVLSEMRVLSSAEEAQKFFLEAIKDGCEGLMAKSVADNSVYRAGNRGFLWIKYKKEYRSEMNDTADLAVVGAFAGRGKRKGVYGALLMATYDVQADRFQTVCKLGSGFDDANLASLLEMLAEDRMAERHHLVDSKMTADFWFQPRLVLEVRGAEITLSPIHTCAFGAIRKDAGLAIRFPRFTGRFRDDKEGREATTSQEMLVMYQAQLKQVE, from the coding sequence ATGCTCTTCCGGGAACTGGCCGACACCTACGAAAGATTGGAGGCCACCTCGTCCAGATTGGAGATGACCGATATCCTGGCCGAATCGTTCCGCCACTTCGATCCGGCGGAGATCGGGATGGCCACCTACCTCACGCAGGGTCAGCTCTACCCAGACTTCCACCCTTTGAAGCTAGGCATGGCGGACAAGATGCTGCTGAAGGCCATAACTTTCGCCACGGGGGCCAGGGAATCAGAGGTACAGGACCTGATGTTACGGGAGGGCGACCCTGGCCTGGTGGCCCAGGAGATCATCACCAGGAAGAGGCAGACCACCCTCTTCTCCGAACCATTGACCTTGCGTAGGACCTATGAGACGCTGGAGTCCATAGCCAAAGCGGAGGGAGGCGGTTCCCAGGACCTCAAGATCAAGCTCATGTCCAAGCTGCTGAGCGATGCCTCTCCCTCCGAGGCCAAGTTCCTTTCGCGGGTCATCACCGGCCGCATGCGCCTGGGCGTTTCCTCCATGACCGTCCTGGACGCACTGGCCGTCGCTTTCGCCACCAAGGAGGACCGGGATGCGGTGGAACGTGCTTTCAACGTCTCATCCGACCTGGGGCTGGTGGCGGAGGAGATGGCCTTACACGGCCTGGAAGGGATCACACGGATCAAAGTGGAGGTGAATCGGCCGTTGAGGGCCATGCTTGCCGAGCGCATGTCCTCGCCCGAGGACATCCTGGAGAAGCTGGGCGGTACCTGCGCCTTTGAGTACAAGTACGACGGGGTCCGGGTCCAAGCGCACATCTCCAAAGGAGACGTGCGGCTGTATTCCCGTAAGCTGGACGATCTGACATCGCAGTTCCCGGACGTGGTGGCCGGGCTGAAACGGGCCTTCGCCGCCGAGAGCGCCATCGTGGAGGGGGAATGCGTCCCCGTGGACGTGAACACCGGAGAGTTCCTGCCCTTCCAGGAGGTGTCCCATCGCCGTGGCCGGAAGTACGGAGTGGAGGAGGCGGTCGAGGACTACCCGGTGAGGTTGTGCCTGTTCGATTGCATCCTGAAGGATGGCGAGGACCTGTTATCGAGGCCCTTCCCGGAGAGGCGTAAGGTCCTGGAATCGTGCGTTACCGAGGACGACTCCGTGGTCCTGTCGGAAATGCGGGTGCTCTCCTCGGCCGAGGAGGCACAGAAGTTCTTCCTGGAAGCCATCAAGGACGGGTGCGAAGGATTGATGGCCAAATCGGTGGCCGATAATTCAGTGTACCGCGCTGGGAACCGCGGTTTCCTGTGGATCAAGTACAAGAAGGAGTACCGTTCCGAGATGAACGACACGGCGGACCTCGCCGTGGTCGGTGCTTTCGCCGGCAGGGGAAAACGCAAGGGCGTCTACGGCGCCTTGCTGATGGCCACGTACGACGTTCAGGCCGATCGCTTTCAGACGGTTTGCAAGCTCGGCAGTGGTTTCGACGATGCCAACCTTGCCTCCTTGCTTGAGATGCTGGCCGAGGACCGGATGGCCGAGAGGCATCATCTGGTCGATTCGAAGATGACCGCCGATTTCTGGTTCCAGCCCCGGCTGGTCCTGGAGGTCAGGGGGGCGGAGATCACCCTGTCGCCGATACACACCTGCGCCTTCGGGGCGATACGCAAGGACGCGGGGCTGGCCATCCGGTTCCCCCGTTTCACGGGGCGCTTCCGTGATGACAAGGAAGGCCGGGAGGCCACCACCAGCCAGGAGATGTTGGTCATGTACCAGGCGCAGCTCAAGCAAGTGGAGTGA
- a CDS encoding DNA-directed RNA polymerase subunit L yields MEIELAEKEKDSIKVRLIGADMTLITPLVQELLEDKDVAEVKYTIGHSTLEEPTLFIRVKTGKPQSALKKSAKALSNEFKEAREALQKELK; encoded by the coding sequence ATGGAGATCGAGCTCGCAGAGAAGGAAAAGGACTCCATCAAGGTCCGCCTCATCGGTGCGGACATGACCTTGATCACCCCTCTGGTACAGGAATTGTTGGAGGACAAGGATGTCGCCGAGGTGAAGTACACCATCGGCCACAGCACGTTGGAGGAACCCACCCTGTTCATAAGGGTAAAGACCGGTAAGCCCCAATCCGCGCTTAAGAAATCAGCGAAGGCCCTGTCCAACGAGTTCAAGGAAGCCCGGGAAGCGCTGCAAAAGGAATTGAAGTAA
- the truD gene encoding tRNA pseudouridine(13) synthase TruD — MVQPSGDRERDIGLEVFFTDTAGSGGKLKTVAEDFVVDEVSKYPPAKPDGRHCVAKVTATNWETNRLVRHLSKALGVSRNLIGFAGTKDKRAVTSQLMSFEAPVEQVMALHLSQVIIEDAYMAKRGMSIGDLVGNRFSIRVRDCQISGEELRTSLEGTETTLRELGGFPNFFGVQRFGTIRPVTHLVGKAIVNGDLEQAVLLYIGNPSDEEDEQSRTAREALHRDRDYAAALRDFPRKLTFERMIIGFLDRNPEDFAGAICVLPSNLQMMFVHAYQSYLFNIIMSQRLKLGIPLNSPIVGDVVLPADKDGNPDHDKQVPVTAINLDLVERQVRDRRAFVSGTLFGSESVLADGEMGRIERQVIEKEGLSPKDFLVPAIPHCSSRGSRRELICEYRDLKLDIAHDEYLASFILGKGCYATVLLREFMKSEMGDY; from the coding sequence ATGGTCCAACCTAGCGGGGACCGGGAACGGGACATTGGGCTGGAGGTCTTTTTTACTGACACTGCCGGTAGCGGCGGAAAGCTGAAGACCGTGGCCGAAGATTTCGTTGTGGACGAGGTGTCGAAGTACCCTCCGGCCAAGCCTGACGGGCGCCATTGCGTGGCCAAGGTCACCGCCACCAATTGGGAGACCAACCGATTGGTCAGGCATCTGTCGAAAGCATTGGGCGTCTCCCGCAACCTCATCGGCTTCGCCGGTACCAAGGACAAGCGGGCGGTCACCTCTCAACTGATGTCCTTCGAGGCGCCGGTGGAGCAGGTCATGGCCCTTCATCTCTCCCAGGTGATCATCGAAGACGCCTACATGGCCAAAAGGGGAATGAGCATCGGTGACCTGGTGGGCAACCGATTCTCCATCCGAGTACGTGATTGTCAGATCAGCGGCGAGGAACTGCGTACCTCACTGGAGGGCACTGAAACGACCTTGCGGGAATTGGGCGGGTTCCCCAACTTCTTCGGTGTGCAGCGCTTCGGCACGATCCGACCGGTGACGCATCTGGTCGGCAAAGCCATTGTCAATGGGGACCTTGAGCAGGCTGTGCTGCTGTATATCGGCAACCCGAGCGATGAGGAGGATGAGCAGTCCCGAACGGCCAGGGAGGCACTGCACCGGGACAGGGACTATGCGGCCGCACTGCGCGATTTCCCTAGGAAGCTCACGTTCGAACGGATGATCATCGGCTTCCTGGACAGGAACCCTGAGGACTTCGCCGGAGCCATCTGCGTCCTGCCGTCGAATCTGCAGATGATGTTCGTTCACGCCTACCAATCATACTTGTTCAACATCATAATGTCCCAGCGGCTCAAGCTTGGGATCCCGCTCAACTCACCGATCGTCGGCGACGTGGTCCTGCCGGCGGATAAGGACGGCAATCCCGACCACGACAAGCAGGTGCCCGTCACCGCTATCAACCTGGACCTGGTGGAGCGGCAGGTGCGGGATAGACGAGCTTTCGTCTCCGGTACGCTCTTCGGCTCCGAATCGGTGCTGGCCGATGGAGAGATGGGTAGAATAGAACGGCAGGTCATCGAAAAGGAGGGGTTGTCCCCCAAAGACTTTTTGGTACCTGCCATACCCCACTGCTCCTCCAGGGGCTCCCGGCGGGAACTGATATGCGAGTACCGGGACCTTAAGCTGGATATCGCACATGACGAATATCTTGCCTCGTTCATCCTGGGCAAAGGCTGCTATGCCACCGTCCTTTTACGAGAGTTCATGAAGTCGGAAATGGGCGACTACTGA